GCCCCGGCCGGGCCCGCCGGTGAGGGCGCCGGCTCGCCGCGGCGCGGGGGACCGGTCCGCCGGGGTGGGACGTCGGACCGGGGACGGCGACAGTGGGCCACCGTGGGCCGTTCGGTCCATGACCGGGCCGGGCATTTGACGCCCGCTATGGTCGGCAGCGCGATGTGGTCGGAGGAACGTGGAACGTGACGAACCGGTGGCGGGTGGCGGCATCCCGAGATCGTCGCGGCCGTCTCCTCGGCGACGGCGGTGAGGTCCGACTCCCCACCATCCTGGGTGTGGGGATCGGTCTGGTGGTGTTGGTGGTCCTCGCCATCCGCATCGCCTACCTCACAGGGGTGATCGACGACCACCGTGACGACCGGCCCAGGGTCCTGATCCTCGGGGACTCCATCACCGATCGGGGTCAGCGAGCCCTGCGGGCCGAGCTCGGCGCCGCCTACGACCTGTCGATCGACGGGAAGGCGAGCTTCCGGATCGACCAGCAACTCCCCTCCGCGCAGCGGTGGTCGACCCGTCCCTTTTCCCAGGTGGTCATCAACCTGGGCACGAACGACGCCGACCAGGGGTGGCCGCCGGCGGAGTCCGCGGCCGCGCTCACCGAGATGGTCGGTCTATTCCCCGACGCCACGTGCATCCACCTGGTGACCATCAACGAGCGCCCGCCGGACCTCCACGGCGGCGAACCGGCGCGCGCCGCCAAGGCCCTCAACGAGCACATCCGCGAGCTCAGCGTGAGCGACCCGCGGGTCCGCATGGTCGACTTCGACGCCATCCTGCGACGGCTGAGCGCGGAGGGGTTCGAGCCCACCCTCGACGGTATCCACCCCACCGACGAGACCCACGAGCTGCTCGCGCAGGCCATCGCCGAGTCGCTCGACGCCTGCAACGTCACGAGCGGCACCACCGGCTGACCGGACGCCGCGCGCCGGGG
This DNA window, taken from Rhabdothermincola sediminis, encodes the following:
- a CDS encoding SGNH/GDSL hydrolase family protein gives rise to the protein MTNRWRVAASRDRRGRLLGDGGEVRLPTILGVGIGLVVLVVLAIRIAYLTGVIDDHRDDRPRVLILGDSITDRGQRALRAELGAAYDLSIDGKASFRIDQQLPSAQRWSTRPFSQVVINLGTNDADQGWPPAESAAALTEMVGLFPDATCIHLVTINERPPDLHGGEPARAAKALNEHIRELSVSDPRVRMVDFDAILRRLSAEGFEPTLDGIHPTDETHELLAQAIAESLDACNVTSGTTG